A single window of Colletes latitarsis isolate SP2378_abdomen chromosome 4, iyColLati1, whole genome shotgun sequence DNA harbors:
- the Tsr gene encoding cofilin/actin-depolymerizing factor homolog tsr has translation MASGVTVADVCKTTYEEIKKDKKHRYVIFYIKDEKQIDVEVIGPRDAAYDAFLEDLQKGGSGECRYGLFDFEYTHQCQGTSEASKKQKLFLMSWCPDTAKVKKKMLYSSSFDALKKSLVGVQKYIQATDLSEASEEAVEEKLRATDRN, from the exons GCATCTGGAGTAACAGTGGCTGACGTTTGTAAGACAACGTACGAGGAGATTAAAAAAGACAAAAAGCATCGATATGTAATCTTCTACATTAAGGACGAGAAGCAAATTGACGTTGAAGTCATCGGACCTCGCGACGCGGCTTACGACGCCTTCCTGGAAGATTTGCAAAAAGGAGGTAGCGGAGAATGTCGCTATGGCCTCTTCGATTTTGAATACACTCATCAATGTCAGGGTACTTCCGAG gCTTCCAAGAAACAAAAGTTGTTCTTGATGTCGTGGTGTCCTGACACGGCTAAAGTTAAGAAGAAGATGTTGTACTCCAGTTCTTTCGATGCTTTGAAAAAGTCCTTAGTTGGTGTGCAAAAGTATATACAGGCAACAGACCTTTCAGAGGCTTCCGAGGAAGCTGTTGAAGAGAAGCTCCGAGCCACTGACAGGAATTAG